A genomic segment from Flavobacterium sp. 9R encodes:
- a CDS encoding IS110 family transposase — protein MKLLKQVLGIDVAQKELVVTLGRMHNDLTIELYAYSVFKNTEIGFLKLTEWVNKLADKEIKVRYVMEATGVYHQKFAYYLEAKKEDLSIVLPNKISNYMRTLDIKTITDKTCSEGIARFGLERKLDNWVKPKEVYSVLKQLTRERRQITDERTIVKNKLHAEQTEAIPHLSSIQRLKRRILFLNTLEKEIKNEIKIYIKEHKDLIADIDNICTIPGVSILTAATVIGETNGFELIRSKKQLTSYAGLDVKEKLSGTSVKGKPTISKKGNRYLRSCLHLPALSTIKWDDNFRNQYARIVVKHGIKMKGCVAVQRKLLELIYVLYKNKTVYDRDYEQKNSVLAQKA, from the coding sequence ATGAAACTATTAAAACAAGTATTAGGAATTGATGTAGCTCAAAAAGAATTGGTGGTTACTTTAGGTAGAATGCATAATGATTTAACAATCGAATTATACGCTTATAGTGTTTTTAAAAATACAGAAATAGGTTTTTTAAAATTAACGGAGTGGGTTAATAAGCTAGCCGATAAAGAGATAAAAGTTCGTTATGTGATGGAAGCTACAGGAGTTTATCATCAAAAATTCGCTTATTATCTTGAAGCAAAGAAAGAAGACTTAAGTATTGTTTTACCTAACAAAATAAGCAATTATATGAGGACTTTAGATATTAAAACAATCACAGATAAAACCTGTTCAGAGGGAATTGCGAGATTTGGGCTTGAAAGGAAATTAGATAATTGGGTAAAGCCAAAAGAAGTCTATAGTGTGTTAAAACAACTCACACGTGAACGTCGTCAAATAACAGATGAAAGGACAATAGTAAAAAATAAATTACACGCTGAACAAACAGAGGCAATTCCACACCTTTCAAGTATACAACGTTTAAAAAGAAGGATATTGTTCTTAAACACCCTTGAAAAAGAAATTAAGAATGAAATCAAAATTTATATCAAAGAGCACAAAGACCTTATTGCAGACATTGATAACATTTGTACAATTCCAGGTGTATCAATTTTGACGGCAGCGACTGTTATTGGAGAAACTAATGGATTTGAATTGATACGAAGTAAAAAGCAGCTGACCAGCTATGCGGGATTGGATGTAAAAGAGAAACTCTCGGGAACCTCAGTAAAAGGCAAGCCTACAATATCAAAAAAAGGTAACCGATATTTAAGAAGTTGCCTTCATTTACCAGCACTTAGTACTATAAAATGGGATGATAATTTTCGAAATCAATATGCCAGAATAGTGGTAAAACACGGAATTAAAATGAAAGGATGTGTAGCGGTTCAAAGGAAATTACTGGAATTAATTTATGTACTTTACAAAAATAAAACAGTCTATGATAGAGATTATGAACAAAAAAATAGCGTGTTAGCACAAAAGGCATAA
- the panB gene encoding 3-methyl-2-oxobutanoate hydroxymethyltransferase: MSVAKKDYKRITTKSLIEMKANGEKISMLTAYDYTMAKIVDTAGIDVILVGDSASNVMAGHETTLPITLDQMIYHASSVVRAVERALVVVDLPFGSYQSDPKEALRSSIRIMKESGGHAVKLEGGKEIKESIKKILNAGIPVMGHLGLTPQSIYKFGTYTVRAKEEAEAEKLIEDAQMLEKLGCFALVLEKIPAHLAEKVAKSIAIPVIGIGAGGGVDGQVLVIHDMLGMNNEFSPRFLRRYLNLYEQMTTAISGYVSDVKSQDFPNANEQY, from the coding sequence ATGTCAGTAGCCAAAAAAGATTACAAAAGAATTACGACCAAATCCTTAATTGAGATGAAAGCCAATGGCGAAAAAATCTCAATGCTTACGGCTTATGATTACACTATGGCCAAAATAGTTGATACCGCTGGTATCGATGTTATTTTAGTAGGCGACTCTGCTTCCAATGTGATGGCAGGTCACGAAACCACTTTGCCAATTACTCTAGACCAAATGATTTATCACGCTTCTTCTGTTGTTAGAGCGGTAGAACGAGCTTTGGTAGTTGTAGATTTACCATTTGGTAGCTACCAATCCGACCCAAAAGAAGCTTTGCGTTCTTCTATCCGAATTATGAAAGAAAGTGGCGGACACGCTGTAAAATTAGAAGGAGGAAAAGAAATAAAAGAATCGATTAAGAAAATATTGAATGCTGGTATTCCAGTAATGGGACACTTGGGTTTAACCCCGCAATCCATTTATAAATTTGGAACTTATACAGTAAGAGCCAAAGAAGAAGCTGAAGCTGAAAAATTAATCGAAGATGCTCAAATGCTTGAAAAATTAGGCTGTTTTGCTTTAGTACTTGAAAAAATACCCGCACACCTAGCTGAAAAAGTAGCCAAAAGTATTGCTATTCCTGTCATTGGGATTGGTGCTGGTGGTGGTGTTGACGGTCAAGTATTAGTAATTCACGATATGTTGGGAATGAACAACGAATTCAGTCCTCGATTCTTACGTCGTTACTTGAATTTGTATGAGCAAATGACCACAGCTATAAGTGGCTATGTAAGCGATGTAAAATCGCAAGATTTCCCTAACGCTAACGAACAGTACTAA
- a CDS encoding AI-2E family transporter yields MEEQQSNSEENQFEKITDIIIRLGALAIILFWCFAILQPFILILIWAIVIAIAMYPVYKSFVKLMRGRKKFPVFLLTLVLLSVIIIPSTLVTESLYEGVSYLTKTYQAGKPLIPPPGETTANWPSFARPILDIWQHASDNLQETVLQYSEQVTTVGTWLLSALAGVGKGILQFNISIIIAGFILAYSENLKIVSNKIFQKLAGAHGGHFATVTVQTIQNVVKGFLGVAIIQSVMAGLGFFIAGVPFAGLWAVACLILAIVQIGVGPIVIPIAIYMFAVSDSTTAILLSIWFVIIMISDNILKPILLGKNAPVPMPVVFIGSIGGFIFSGFLGLFLGAVVLTIGYKLFQTWLETENQ; encoded by the coding sequence ATGGAAGAACAACAATCCAATTCTGAAGAAAATCAATTCGAAAAGATTACCGATATCATTATTCGACTAGGCGCATTAGCCATTATTTTGTTTTGGTGTTTTGCTATTTTACAACCATTTATTTTGATTTTAATATGGGCCATTGTAATAGCCATTGCGATGTATCCCGTTTACAAATCGTTTGTGAAACTGATGCGAGGAAGGAAAAAATTCCCTGTTTTTTTGTTGACATTAGTGCTTTTGAGTGTGATTATCATTCCAAGTACTTTGGTTACCGAATCACTATATGAAGGGGTTTCTTATTTGACCAAAACCTATCAAGCAGGGAAACCATTAATTCCACCTCCAGGCGAAACTACAGCCAATTGGCCTTCATTTGCTAGACCCATCTTAGATATTTGGCAACACGCTTCGGACAATCTTCAGGAAACTGTTTTACAATATTCGGAACAAGTAACTACTGTTGGAACTTGGTTATTGTCGGCACTAGCAGGTGTAGGCAAAGGAATTTTACAATTCAACATCTCCATCATTATTGCAGGATTTATATTGGCGTATTCAGAGAATTTGAAGATAGTTTCCAATAAAATCTTTCAAAAGTTAGCTGGAGCGCACGGAGGGCATTTTGCAACTGTAACGGTGCAGACGATACAGAATGTAGTAAAAGGATTTTTGGGTGTTGCTATCATTCAATCAGTTATGGCGGGTCTTGGCTTTTTTATTGCTGGTGTTCCTTTTGCAGGTTTATGGGCAGTTGCTTGTTTGATTTTGGCTATTGTGCAAATTGGTGTGGGACCTATTGTTATTCCCATTGCCATTTATATGTTTGCCGTTTCAGATTCAACCACAGCAATTTTACTATCGATTTGGTTTGTCATCATTATGATATCTGATAATATTTTAAAACCAATTTTGTTAGGTAAAAATGCACCAGTTCCAATGCCAGTTGTTTTTATTGGTTCCATTGGAGGCTTTATATTTAGCGGATTTTTGGGCTTGTTTTTGGGAGCAGTAGTTTTAACCATAGGCTATAAACTATTTCAAACTTGGCTAGAAACTGAAAATCAATAA
- a CDS encoding M14 family zinc carboxypeptidase, whose amino-acid sequence MKKLILSLFLVTTAWVSAQVKSPSQFIPDYGKHITFYHQVEDYFEHLVAQTSYIKPYRYGQTAEHRNLNVFYISTPENLANLEEIRLNNLAAIGMAPNQSKTVGDKLIVWLSFNVHGNEWAGTESALTVAYELTNPENKTTKEWLKNTVVILDPCVNPDGYSRYGNWLHEIAGKNTHPGLTDREHMEEWPGGRYNHYIFDLNRDWAWQTQKESQQRIALYNQWMPQVHTDVHEQGYNSPYFFPPSAEPLHEFIEPYQRDFHALLGKNISAKFDAQNWLYNTSERFDLFYPSYGDTYPTYNGAVGMTVEQGGIGAGREVTMENGVSVTIKDRLTHHATTVLTIVESAASQVDPLLKGFRGFMNTSRKTMKGKYATYVMKNNPKLEQLADLLQKNKIEFSYADAKQSASGFNYQTKKENSFTIEPNDMIVKVDQQKAVFAQILFEPNHKLNDSLSYDITAWALPLAYGVEGYALKNAINIKTKPTIETTSSSIPSSVYAFHIPWNNRTSAQVVALLHQKGIKVRSAMKQSVFGSTTVEPGGLIVSKGDNPKVVDFEKVVGEIVKKKSDFSVISSGFSKNARDLGGENFPLLTAPKILFLSGRGVNSTDFGSVWFYLEETIGYPVSIVDLDRFRRVKLQEFNTLILADGNYDFSDGEQKRINEWVSSGGKIIAMNGALDIFDGKDGFALNAHATDDDKQKAEKATKEKELKKRFLDSANEERRAMSDAIPGAIIENVLDVTHPMAFGLGKKYFSLKTDSRHYALLKNASNIAYVPKGYKSYGFVGHEIGKELPETVNFAIDYKGSGKVIYMVDNPLFRAFWENGNLLFSNALFLVN is encoded by the coding sequence ATGAAGAAACTAATTCTATCTTTATTTTTAGTCACCACTGCTTGGGTTTCGGCCCAAGTAAAAAGTCCTTCTCAGTTCATTCCTGATTATGGCAAACACATTACTTTTTATCATCAAGTTGAAGATTATTTTGAGCATTTGGTTGCACAAACGTCCTACATCAAACCTTATAGATACGGACAAACGGCAGAGCACCGCAACTTGAATGTGTTTTATATTTCTACTCCTGAGAATTTAGCCAATTTGGAGGAAATTCGTTTGAACAATTTAGCAGCCATTGGTATGGCACCCAATCAATCCAAAACTGTAGGCGATAAACTAATTGTTTGGTTGAGTTTCAACGTTCACGGAAACGAATGGGCAGGAACCGAAAGTGCTTTGACTGTTGCCTACGAATTGACCAATCCAGAAAATAAAACGACCAAAGAATGGTTGAAAAATACCGTGGTAATTCTTGACCCTTGTGTGAATCCTGATGGGTATTCAAGATACGGAAATTGGTTGCACGAAATCGCTGGAAAAAACACGCATCCAGGTCTTACCGATAGAGAGCACATGGAAGAATGGCCAGGCGGACGCTACAATCACTACATTTTTGATTTGAATAGAGATTGGGCTTGGCAAACCCAAAAAGAAAGCCAACAACGTATCGCCTTGTACAACCAATGGATGCCTCAAGTACATACAGACGTTCACGAACAAGGTTATAATTCACCTTACTTTTTCCCGCCATCTGCAGAACCTTTGCATGAGTTTATTGAGCCATATCAAAGGGATTTTCACGCTTTGTTAGGAAAAAATATATCGGCTAAATTCGATGCTCAAAATTGGTTATACAACACTAGTGAGCGTTTCGATTTGTTTTACCCAAGTTATGGAGATACCTATCCAACCTATAATGGTGCTGTTGGAATGACGGTAGAGCAAGGCGGAATTGGAGCAGGAAGAGAAGTGACTATGGAAAACGGTGTAAGTGTAACCATCAAGGACCGTTTGACACATCACGCTACCACTGTTTTAACGATAGTGGAATCGGCTGCTTCTCAAGTAGATCCTTTGTTGAAAGGGTTTAGAGGATTTATGAATACTTCTAGAAAAACAATGAAAGGGAAGTATGCGACCTACGTGATGAAAAACAACCCAAAACTAGAGCAATTGGCCGATTTGTTACAAAAAAACAAAATCGAATTTTCGTATGCCGATGCCAAACAATCAGCAAGTGGTTTTAATTATCAAACGAAAAAAGAGAACAGCTTTACCATCGAGCCTAATGATATGATTGTAAAAGTGGATCAACAAAAAGCCGTTTTTGCTCAAATTTTGTTCGAACCCAATCACAAATTGAATGATAGTTTGTCTTATGACATTACGGCTTGGGCGTTGCCACTAGCGTATGGAGTTGAAGGCTATGCTTTGAAAAATGCCATCAATATCAAAACAAAACCTACGATTGAAACGACTTCATCTTCTATACCGAGTTCAGTGTATGCGTTTCATATTCCTTGGAACAATCGTACTTCGGCTCAAGTGGTAGCGCTATTGCATCAAAAAGGAATCAAAGTACGTTCAGCGATGAAACAATCAGTTTTTGGAAGCACTACTGTAGAACCTGGGGGATTAATCGTGAGCAAAGGCGATAACCCAAAGGTGGTTGATTTTGAAAAAGTAGTGGGTGAAATCGTGAAGAAGAAGTCCGATTTCTCTGTGATTTCAAGTGGTTTTTCAAAAAACGCAAGAGATTTAGGAGGAGAAAATTTCCCGTTGTTGACGGCTCCGAAAATCTTGTTTTTATCTGGAAGAGGAGTAAATTCTACTGACTTTGGTTCGGTTTGGTTTTATTTAGAAGAGACCATTGGCTATCCAGTAAGTATTGTAGATTTGGACCGTTTCCGAAGAGTGAAATTGCAAGAATTCAATACTTTGATTTTGGCGGATGGTAATTATGATTTCTCTGATGGAGAACAAAAACGTATCAACGAATGGGTGAGTAGTGGTGGAAAAATCATTGCTATGAACGGAGCTTTGGATATTTTTGACGGAAAAGATGGTTTTGCATTGAATGCTCACGCGACCGATGATGACAAGCAAAAAGCAGAAAAAGCGACCAAAGAAAAAGAATTGAAAAAACGTTTCTTAGATTCGGCGAACGAAGAGCGTCGTGCTATGTCGGATGCCATTCCAGGTGCGATTATAGAGAATGTTTTGGATGTTACTCATCCAATGGCATTTGGTTTAGGTAAAAAATATTTCAGTTTAAAAACCGATAGCCGTCATTATGCTTTATTGAAAAATGCTTCAAATATTGCTTATGTTCCTAAAGGCTACAAAAGCTATGGTTTCGTAGGCCATGAAATTGGTAAAGAATTACCCGAAACGGTAAATTTTGCTATAGACTACAAAGGTTCTGGAAAAGTGATTTATATGGTAGATAATCCATTGTTTAGAGCATTCTGGGAAAACGGAAATTTACTCTTCAGCAATGCTTTGTTCTTGGTGAACTAG
- a CDS encoding IS3 family transposase — MCKLKSQGFGFYNRSLFSNIRVNWFKTTPQFRIGIDQYINYYNNDRTKSNLNKMSPTKYRAHHYQN, encoded by the coding sequence GTGTGTAAGTTGAAAAGTCAAGGCTTCGGTTTTTATAATCGGAGCCTTTTTTCAAATATAAGGGTAAATTGGTTTAAAACCACTCCCCAATTTCGAATAGGCATTGACCAATATATAAACTATTACAATAACGACAGAACCAAGTCCAATTTAAACAAAATGAGCCCGACTAAATATCGAGCTCATCATTATCAAAATTAA
- a CDS encoding polyphosphate kinase 2 family protein, translating to MSKEEKPKKKKLLFEKLNPKERIERAKQFSTQFKVPEEGSFQLSDYKTDMEVEISNKKLAKILALGVDALADMQEILYAQDKWSLLLIFQAMDAAGKDGAIKHVLSGVNPQGCQVSSFKAPSSEELDHDFLWRCQKHLPERGRIGIFNRSYYEEVLVVRVHEQILKAQKLPQELVTESIWEERFEDIRNFEKYLNRNGTIVIKFFLNVSKEEQKKRFIERIDDQDKNWKFSTSDAKERGFWDDYMNAYQDLIQKTTTTHSPWYVVPADNKSYARIVIASAIINALDEMGLEYPRVSPEKVAELQEIRKALLEE from the coding sequence ATGAGCAAAGAAGAAAAACCAAAGAAAAAAAAGCTCCTTTTTGAAAAATTAAATCCAAAAGAACGAATCGAAAGAGCCAAGCAATTTTCAACACAATTTAAAGTACCCGAAGAAGGTTCTTTTCAATTATCGGATTATAAAACCGATATGGAAGTTGAAATTAGCAACAAAAAATTGGCTAAAATTTTGGCCTTAGGTGTCGACGCATTGGCTGATATGCAAGAAATTCTATATGCTCAGGACAAATGGTCGTTATTACTCATTTTTCAAGCGATGGATGCTGCTGGAAAAGATGGCGCCATCAAACACGTGCTTTCGGGCGTCAATCCACAAGGGTGCCAAGTCTCTTCTTTCAAAGCACCAAGTTCCGAAGAATTGGACCACGATTTTCTTTGGCGTTGCCAAAAACACTTACCTGAACGTGGTCGTATAGGTATTTTCAATCGTTCGTATTATGAAGAAGTATTGGTCGTTCGGGTGCACGAACAAATTCTGAAAGCCCAAAAACTTCCTCAAGAATTGGTTACAGAATCCATTTGGGAAGAACGTTTTGAAGACATTCGCAATTTTGAAAAATACCTGAATCGCAATGGAACTATCGTGATTAAATTTTTCTTGAATGTATCCAAAGAAGAACAAAAAAAACGTTTCATAGAGCGCATTGACGACCAAGATAAAAACTGGAAATTTAGTACATCCGATGCCAAAGAAAGAGGTTTTTGGGATGATTATATGAATGCCTATCAAGATTTGATTCAAAAAACAACTACCACGCACTCTCCTTGGTATGTGGTGCCAGCTGATAATAAATCGTATGCGCGCATTGTCATTGCTTCGGCCATTATCAATGCTTTGGATGAAATGGGATTAGAATACCCTAGAGTAAGTCCAGAAAAAGTAGCCGAATTGCAAGAAATTAGAAAGGCTTTACTAGAAGAATAG
- a CDS encoding nuclear transport factor 2 family protein, with protein MRKFILGMLVLFGMTTQAQNQEVQQTIETFFKGFHSRDSLAIQKVCSDKMGLQSIAENAKGSQFSTQTATKFYQSIASIPTTMQFEERLLGHTIHIDGTMAIDWTPYEFYVNGKKSHSGVNVFTLYKDNGQWKIVAIIDTRRK; from the coding sequence ATGCGAAAATTTATTTTAGGAATGTTGGTGTTGTTCGGAATGACTACCCAAGCTCAAAATCAGGAAGTACAACAAACGATTGAGACTTTTTTCAAGGGATTTCATTCTAGAGATTCACTTGCGATTCAAAAAGTGTGTTCCGATAAGATGGGTTTGCAATCTATAGCAGAGAATGCGAAAGGCAGTCAATTTTCAACACAAACGGCTACAAAATTCTATCAGTCGATTGCCTCTATCCCTACGACAATGCAGTTTGAAGAGCGATTGTTAGGTCATACGATTCATATAGATGGCACTATGGCTATCGATTGGACACCTTATGAATTTTACGTCAATGGGAAAAAAAGCCATTCGGGCGTCAATGTTTTTACGTTGTACAAAGACAATGGACAATGGAAAATTGTAGCGATTATTGATACGAGACGCAAATAA
- a CDS encoding L-serine ammonia-lyase — translation MEECISVFDMLKIGVGPSSSHTLGPWRAAERFLEELRQDFDLASITRVKVDLYGSLSLTGKGHATDLAVMLGLSGQDPEYIPVQDIDGIIKAIENNNLIQLGNEKALPFYILQDIIFHKEFLPFHANGLTFTAYFENETEYASTFYSIGGGFVVKEERSNAKKKIAIKCAFPFPINNAAELLDYTQKENKSISEIVYANEISMRPEAEVHSELLRIWHTMLECMYIGCHSEGILPGGLNVRRRAFDMHQNLIGLSNYNSPQSWLEEIRKTEVKFRQILKWVSCFALAVNEVNAALGRVVTAPTNGSAGVIPAVLMYYMVIENHQADEKQIKQFLMVAGEIGSIFKKGATISAAMGGCQAEIGVSSAMAAGALCEVMGGTPAQVLMAAEIAMEHHLGLTCDPIGGLVQIPCIERNTMGAIKAINAAELALETDSKNAKVPLDKVIDTMWQTAKDMNSKYKETSEGGLAIAVNMADC, via the coding sequence ATGGAAGAATGCATTTCTGTTTTTGATATGTTAAAGATTGGCGTAGGGCCATCTAGTTCTCATACCTTAGGTCCGTGGCGTGCTGCCGAACGTTTTCTTGAAGAATTACGTCAGGATTTTGATTTGGCCAGTATCACCAGAGTGAAAGTAGATTTGTACGGTTCGTTGTCTTTGACAGGAAAAGGACACGCCACCGATTTGGCCGTGATGTTAGGTTTAAGTGGTCAAGACCCAGAGTACATTCCGGTACAAGATATTGACGGCATCATCAAGGCCATAGAAAACAATAATTTGATTCAATTAGGCAACGAGAAAGCGCTACCTTTTTATATTTTACAAGACATTATTTTTCATAAAGAGTTTCTTCCTTTTCACGCCAATGGATTAACCTTTACCGCTTATTTTGAAAATGAAACCGAATATGCTTCCACTTTTTATTCCATTGGAGGCGGGTTTGTAGTAAAAGAAGAACGTAGCAATGCCAAAAAGAAAATCGCTATAAAATGTGCTTTTCCCTTCCCTATCAACAATGCCGCAGAATTACTAGACTACACCCAAAAAGAAAACAAAAGCATCTCTGAAATTGTATATGCCAACGAGATTTCAATGCGTCCTGAAGCTGAAGTGCACAGTGAGCTATTGCGCATTTGGCACACGATGCTAGAATGTATGTACATTGGCTGTCATTCAGAAGGCATATTGCCTGGCGGACTCAATGTTCGCAGAAGAGCTTTTGATATGCATCAAAACTTGATTGGATTATCGAATTATAATTCGCCACAATCTTGGCTAGAAGAAATTCGTAAAACCGAAGTAAAGTTTCGTCAAATTCTGAAATGGGTAAGCTGTTTTGCCTTAGCAGTAAACGAAGTAAACGCTGCTTTAGGACGTGTCGTAACAGCGCCAACCAACGGAAGTGCTGGGGTTATTCCAGCCGTATTGATGTATTATATGGTGATTGAAAACCACCAAGCCGACGAAAAACAAATCAAACAATTCTTGATGGTAGCGGGTGAAATTGGAAGTATTTTCAAAAAAGGAGCCACTATCTCGGCCGCAATGGGTGGTTGTCAAGCCGAAATCGGTGTGTCATCCGCTATGGCTGCGGGAGCTTTATGCGAAGTAATGGGCGGAACCCCAGCACAAGTATTGATGGCTGCCGAAATTGCGATGGAGCACCACTTGGGCTTAACTTGTGACCCAATAGGTGGTTTAGTTCAAATTCCGTGTATTGAGCGCAATACGATGGGCGCTATAAAAGCCATCAACGCAGCAGAATTGGCACTCGAAACCGATTCTAAAAACGCCAAAGTTCCCTTGGATAAAGTAATTGATACAATGTGGCAAACCGCAAAAGATATGAACTCAAAGTACAAAGAAACCTCAGAAGGTGGATTGGCTATAGCGGTTAATATGGCGGATTGTTAA
- a CDS encoding DUF2809 domain-containing protein codes for MKPRFVYFILALLTIVLGISSRKIVGIPLFMGDILYALMVYFGFRWMFLKSKILWQIGLPLLFCFAVEIQQLSTAAALVAIRETTLGHYVLGQGFLWSDLLCYTMGIGLAYVVDRFYIERIVT; via the coding sequence ATGAAACCTCGTTTCGTATACTTTATTCTTGCCCTTCTCACGATTGTATTGGGAATTTCTTCCCGAAAAATAGTGGGTATTCCCTTGTTTATGGGTGATATTTTGTATGCCTTAATGGTCTATTTTGGTTTTCGGTGGATGTTTCTGAAAAGTAAAATACTTTGGCAAATTGGACTTCCTTTACTATTTTGCTTCGCGGTAGAAATCCAACAACTTAGTACAGCCGCAGCACTAGTGGCGATTAGAGAAACTACGTTAGGACATTATGTTTTGGGGCAAGGTTTTTTGTGGAGTGATTTGTTGTGCTACACGATGGGTATTGGGTTAGCCTATGTTGTAGACCGATTTTATATCGAAAGAATTGTGACTTAA